In Pajaroellobacter abortibovis, the following are encoded in one genomic region:
- the ptsP gene encoding phosphoenolpyruvate--protein phosphotransferase, with protein MSTSVVIQGSAASPGIAIGSAFVLPEQPSFYHQGRISPEQISLELEKFRKAVQRSETNLNHTIARTLKLNGNQKQLAILETHLLMLQDPFLHQQVEYQIEQQGMTAECAVTTATKQIIELFQDRTSLDPQQTYIMERRNDITSITRLILQELKGCSSFHNSSVHQPVILVARDLSPAEIVSIDLKYILGIITETGTSTSHTSILARSFKIPTIVGVSDALHSIHTGVNLIVDGFDGKVTIHPTLFALQKAITLTLQKMMEQAEKKEMLRPHSSHINSSQGGLTQCQTPICLKANVGFPSEATLALECGAEGIGLYRTEFVYLRQTSEPDEEEQYRVYKSVVDIVSPHPVTFRTFDIGGDKWVGFLPLHLEKNPALGLRAIRLALHHPQLFLNQLRAIVRASAHGEVRILLPFITHLQELHQARQLIQRAQEEIQAQGIPCAPRIPIGMMIEVPSAVMMADVFARETDFFSLGTNDLVQYALASDRNHQGTASSFHPAIIRMIKMVVQASAPHQSSLSLCGSMASNPFGMALLIGLGLREFSIEAKAIPNMKEALHHITISECEESARVILSCETEAQIKRILTDRFGSRFINLFVEDPFFPFTTDPKTL; from the coding sequence GTGTCTACCTCAGTTGTGATCCAAGGCAGTGCTGCCTCTCCTGGTATAGCAATAGGATCTGCTTTTGTTCTTCCAGAACAACCATCTTTCTACCATCAAGGTCGTATTTCGCCTGAACAGATCTCTCTAGAACTTGAAAAGTTTAGAAAAGCGGTTCAACGATCAGAAACAAATCTGAATCATACAATCGCACGCACTCTTAAATTAAATGGAAACCAGAAGCAATTAGCCATTTTAGAGACGCACCTTTTAATGCTCCAAGATCCATTTTTGCATCAACAGGTAGAATACCAAATTGAACAACAGGGGATGACGGCAGAATGCGCAGTCACCACAGCCACAAAGCAAATTATTGAGCTCTTTCAGGACCGCACTTCTCTTGATCCACAACAAACATATATTATGGAACGGAGGAATGATATTACATCGATCACGCGGCTCATTTTACAGGAACTGAAGGGATGCTCTTCCTTCCATAACTCATCCGTACATCAGCCAGTCATCCTTGTGGCACGTGATCTTTCTCCTGCAGAGATTGTGAGTATCGATTTAAAATACATTCTCGGCATCATCACAGAAACAGGAACGTCCACAAGCCATACTTCCATCTTAGCTCGCTCGTTCAAGATCCCAACCATTGTAGGGGTTTCTGATGCACTCCATTCCATCCATACAGGAGTAAACCTGATCGTAGATGGATTCGATGGAAAAGTGACGATCCACCCCACCCTTTTCGCCCTCCAAAAAGCCATCACGCTAACGCTTCAAAAGATGATGGAACAGGCTGAAAAAAAAGAAATGCTGCGTCCTCATTCATCTCATATCAACTCTTCTCAGGGTGGACTCACCCAATGTCAAACCCCAATCTGCCTTAAAGCAAACGTAGGGTTTCCAAGCGAAGCTACTCTTGCTCTTGAATGTGGAGCGGAAGGGATCGGTTTGTACCGTACCGAATTTGTCTACCTAAGGCAAACGAGTGAACCAGATGAGGAAGAGCAATACCGCGTCTATAAGTCGGTTGTGGATATTGTTTCACCTCATCCTGTTACATTTCGCACATTTGATATTGGAGGGGATAAATGGGTTGGATTTCTCCCCCTCCATCTAGAAAAAAATCCCGCCTTAGGTCTACGCGCGATTCGGCTAGCGCTCCATCATCCCCAACTGTTTCTCAATCAACTGCGCGCGATTGTACGTGCGAGCGCTCACGGAGAAGTCCGAATCCTTCTCCCTTTCATCACTCATCTTCAGGAACTGCATCAAGCGCGTCAATTGATCCAGCGCGCGCAAGAAGAAATACAAGCACAAGGAATCCCCTGCGCACCCCGCATCCCCATAGGAATGATGATAGAAGTCCCTTCTGCTGTCATGATGGCGGATGTATTTGCTCGAGAAACCGATTTTTTTAGCCTAGGAACAAACGATCTCGTGCAATATGCCCTCGCTTCTGATCGAAATCACCAAGGGACTGCATCTTCTTTTCATCCAGCCATCATCCGCATGATCAAAATGGTTGTGCAAGCCTCTGCTCCCCATCAATCCTCGCTTTCTCTCTGCGGGTCTATGGCATCCAATCCATTCGGAATGGCTCTGCTGATAGGCTTAGGGCTGCGGGAATTCTCAATTGAAGCGAAGGCAATTCCAAATATGAAAGAGGCACTGCACCACATAACCATCTCAGAATGTGAAGAAAGCGCACGTGTGATCTTATCGTGTGAAACAGAAGCTCAAATCAAACGTATATTGACCGACCGCTTCGGCTCACGATTTATCAACCTCTTTGTAGAAGACCCTTTCTTCCCTTTCACAACTGATCCGAAAACGCTTTAA
- a CDS encoding anthranilate synthase component II, with product MDTPVSILCIDHYDSFTFNIVQLFSEALAHVEVIANDAITIEEIQARHPDGLLLSPGPGTPEEARTTLEVISKFAGSIPILGVCFGHQAIGHVFGAQIVQANRPMHGKTSPVIHDGQTIFQSISSPFEAMRYHSLIVSRSLLPACLEVSAWTQEGEIMGLRHRTWNLEGVQFHPESILTQEGGTLMQNWIRHLSSTSSRIAS from the coding sequence ATGGATACTCCAGTTTCTATTCTATGCATTGATCATTACGACTCTTTCACTTTTAACATAGTACAATTGTTTTCAGAAGCACTCGCACACGTCGAAGTCATTGCGAATGATGCGATCACCATAGAAGAAATCCAAGCGCGCCATCCCGATGGGCTGCTCCTCTCCCCAGGTCCAGGAACTCCAGAAGAAGCCAGAACCACTCTCGAGGTCATCTCCAAATTTGCAGGATCCATCCCTATACTCGGTGTCTGTTTTGGACATCAAGCGATCGGACACGTGTTCGGCGCTCAAATAGTCCAAGCAAATCGTCCTATGCACGGGAAAACTTCACCGGTTATTCACGATGGTCAGACCATTTTTCAATCGATCTCCTCCCCCTTCGAAGCAATGCGTTACCATTCCCTCATCGTATCCCGTTCCTTGCTACCCGCTTGCCTGGAGGTCAGCGCATGGACTCAAGAAGGGGAAATCATGGGGCTCCGGCATCGCACATGGAACCTAGAGGGGGTTCAATTTCACCCGGAAAGCATCTTAACCCAAGAAGGGGGAACGTTAATGCAGAATTGGATTCGACACCTTTCTTCAACTTCATCTAGAATCGCTTCATAA
- a CDS encoding HPr family phosphocarrier protein: MSEHASHRFTIINQLGLHARAATKLVQLAARYPCEVFLFNGTYSANAKSVMGVLLLCGAKGTVIEVQAKGEQAAECVQAIGEMIANRFGEAR; this comes from the coding sequence ATGAGTGAGCATGCTTCTCATCGATTTACGATCATCAATCAACTGGGGCTTCATGCCCGTGCAGCAACTAAACTTGTCCAACTAGCAGCACGTTATCCCTGTGAGGTTTTTCTTTTTAACGGAACCTATAGTGCTAACGCAAAAAGCGTCATGGGAGTGCTCCTGCTCTGCGGCGCAAAGGGCACAGTGATTGAGGTACAGGCGAAGGGGGAACAGGCCGCTGAATGTGTACAAGCGATTGGAGAAATGATAGCCAATCGATTCGGAGAAGCGCGATAG
- a CDS encoding DUF72 domain-containing protein → MSTRFRIGAQALRGSLESYAKHFDFLEVSVSSLPSKGSQEGDFRMEPGIKALRQWRKKVPTSFDFCVVGGKYLSQLRPGGALEHELASVQVAVEALQAKCFLLKTPSDITPAPLWRDRLASVFERLSRTIICLAWEPTGVWELEEAISVAKKWGVFVVVDPARDLVPEGRMFYGRLRGLGETRSFGPSALERVVEAIGERQAAYLIIETRGASREAKEIRRIVQNKCSHEFVMGIKAPPDFLFFGKGMEEE, encoded by the coding sequence ATGAGTACTCGATTTCGTATAGGGGCTCAGGCACTTCGGGGAAGCCTTGAGTCTTATGCAAAGCATTTTGATTTTCTGGAAGTGTCTGTTTCTTCTCTTCCTTCAAAGGGAAGTCAAGAAGGAGACTTTCGGATGGAGCCAGGCATCAAAGCGCTTCGGCAATGGCGTAAAAAAGTTCCTACGTCCTTCGATTTCTGTGTAGTAGGAGGGAAATATCTGTCTCAATTGAGGCCTGGCGGAGCGCTGGAACATGAGCTGGCTTCTGTGCAGGTGGCTGTCGAGGCGCTTCAGGCTAAGTGTTTTTTGCTTAAAACCCCTTCCGATATCACACCTGCTCCTCTGTGGCGCGATCGGTTAGCCTCCGTTTTTGAACGTCTATCTCGCACAATTATTTGTCTCGCATGGGAACCTACAGGAGTATGGGAATTGGAAGAAGCGATCTCAGTGGCGAAGAAGTGGGGGGTGTTCGTTGTTGTCGATCCAGCCCGTGATCTGGTTCCGGAGGGGCGCATGTTCTATGGTCGCCTTCGCGGTTTAGGGGAGACGCGTTCCTTCGGGCCCAGCGCTCTCGAGAGAGTGGTTGAAGCGATTGGAGAGCGTCAGGCTGCTTACCTGATCATCGAGACGAGGGGGGCTTCTCGAGAAGCGAAAGAGATCAGGCGTATTGTTCAGAATAAGTGTTCCCATGAATTTGTGATGGGGATTAAAGCGCCTCCTGATTTTCTATTTTTTGGGAAAGGGATGGAAGAAGAGTGA
- the rpmB gene encoding 50S ribosomal protein L28 has protein sequence MAKSDITGKRRMRAHHVSHSNIKTKCWKHVNVHQKRIWVPELNRFVRLYLTTRDLRTIDRIGALAYAKKFGACLSSY, from the coding sequence ATGGCCAAAAGCGATATTACAGGGAAAAGAAGGATGCGCGCGCATCACGTGTCTCACTCCAACATCAAAACCAAATGCTGGAAGCATGTGAACGTTCACCAAAAGAGAATTTGGGTCCCTGAACTGAATCGGTTTGTGCGGCTTTATCTGACCACCCGCGATCTGCGCACGATCGATCGAATCGGTGCGCTTGCCTATGCCAAAAAATTTGGTGCCTGCCTCTCCAGTTATTAA
- the hprK gene encoding HPr(Ser) kinase/phosphatase: MHLSEESRQFIPEVCVEALVRSPHLTVSLEQVAGAKGISRLLRHPRIQKSGLALTGHFFGVVPTRVQILGETELSYLHALDHTQRQTASRGFFSLKLSCVIITHNQKPLASLVENAEETNTPLFVSDSRSSRTINSIHEVLDELLAPRSMLHGVLMDVFGIGLLILGKSGIGKSECALELILRGHRLVADDVVQCEWHPPGTLFGSPSHTLRHHIEIRGLGVLNIKALFGVTSICKRKRIDLVVRLEEWNDRQEYERIGLEKKCFMFLGTKVPELTVPVRPGRDMGSILEMAARNELLRQAGTDSARDFFAKVNSHLGNYPIESEEEENVNFLHYHFSKQAQTSPPPSKKKSRENNVFSVTTESASWIPTAEPSVEGEDS, from the coding sequence ATGCACCTGAGTGAAGAATCTCGTCAATTTATCCCTGAGGTCTGCGTCGAAGCACTTGTGCGCTCACCACATTTAACGGTCTCCTTAGAACAAGTGGCCGGTGCAAAGGGAATAAGCAGGCTTCTTCGACATCCTCGTATTCAAAAATCAGGGCTTGCACTAACGGGTCATTTCTTTGGAGTGGTTCCTACACGCGTCCAGATTTTAGGAGAGACTGAGCTTTCCTATCTCCACGCGCTCGATCACACGCAACGTCAAACTGCAAGCCGTGGTTTTTTCTCTTTAAAATTGTCTTGTGTGATCATCACTCATAACCAAAAGCCTCTTGCCTCTCTTGTAGAAAACGCAGAAGAGACGAATACCCCTCTTTTCGTGTCTGATAGTCGCTCGAGCAGGACGATCAACAGCATTCACGAAGTACTCGATGAACTCCTAGCACCACGCAGTATGCTCCACGGTGTGTTGATGGATGTCTTCGGAATAGGACTTCTCATCCTCGGAAAGAGTGGAATTGGTAAGAGCGAATGTGCCCTGGAGTTAATTCTGAGAGGACATCGGCTAGTCGCGGATGACGTGGTACAGTGCGAATGGCATCCACCAGGCACTCTCTTCGGCTCTCCTTCCCACACACTGCGTCACCACATTGAAATCCGAGGGCTAGGCGTTCTTAATATTAAAGCTCTTTTTGGAGTTACAAGCATATGTAAACGCAAACGGATCGATCTTGTTGTGCGACTCGAAGAATGGAATGACCGTCAAGAATACGAGAGGATTGGGCTGGAGAAGAAGTGTTTCATGTTTCTCGGGACAAAGGTGCCAGAACTGACTGTGCCTGTAAGGCCTGGGCGAGATATGGGGTCGATCTTGGAGATGGCAGCTCGCAACGAGCTACTTCGACAAGCAGGCACAGATTCAGCACGTGATTTTTTTGCAAAAGTGAATTCGCATCTCGGGAACTACCCTATCGAATCAGAAGAAGAAGAAAATGTTAATTTTCTTCATTACCACTTTTCTAAGCAGGCTCAGACGTCTCCCCCTCCCTCCAAAAAAAAATCAAGGGAAAACAATGTGTTTTCGGTCACAACAGAGAGCGCCTCATGGATCCCCACCGCAGAACCATCCGTAGAAGGAGAGGATTCATGA
- the xerD gene encoding site-specific tyrosine recombinase XerD has translation MSLYQWIDVYLDHLRVERALSSNTLEAYARDLNKLASHFPENTEPHQLTVEALADSLCAPACRALGTRSAARHLSAIRGLFRFLVREKAIPQDPTQLLGRPTIKRKLPHVLSQNEVMRLLASPNLTTDRGQRDAAMIQLMYASGLRVSELCALRVSDLDLQSGVVLLSGKGGKKRLIPIGEVALQHINIYLEQIRPRYAKPNETVLFLSPRGRAWTRQGFWKLVRRYARAAGIQSPLSPHQLRHSFATHLLRGGADLRSVQTMLGHADLGTTEIYTHIASDHLQIVYKRAHPRA, from the coding sequence TTGAGTCTTTATCAATGGATTGATGTGTATCTGGATCACTTGCGTGTCGAGCGTGCGTTAAGCTCGAATACGCTTGAGGCCTATGCCAGAGATCTTAATAAACTCGCTTCCCATTTTCCAGAGAACACAGAACCTCACCAACTGACCGTTGAAGCGCTCGCAGATTCACTCTGCGCGCCTGCATGTCGCGCTTTGGGTACCCGATCAGCAGCGCGCCATCTCTCAGCTATCCGTGGATTGTTTCGATTTCTGGTCCGAGAAAAAGCGATTCCCCAAGACCCCACCCAGCTGTTGGGTCGCCCCACTATCAAACGGAAGCTACCTCACGTTCTATCGCAAAACGAGGTTATGAGACTCTTGGCTTCACCCAACCTCACAACTGATCGAGGACAGCGCGATGCAGCCATGATCCAATTAATGTATGCGTCAGGGCTTCGAGTTAGTGAGTTATGCGCCCTTCGTGTGAGCGATTTGGATCTGCAGTCTGGGGTCGTTCTCTTGAGTGGGAAAGGGGGAAAAAAGCGCTTGATCCCGATTGGAGAAGTCGCCCTTCAACATATCAATATTTATTTAGAACAGATCCGTCCTCGATATGCTAAGCCAAATGAAACTGTCCTTTTTCTATCCCCCCGTGGTAGAGCATGGACACGACAGGGATTTTGGAAGCTTGTCCGTCGGTACGCGCGCGCAGCAGGGATTCAATCCCCTCTCTCCCCGCATCAACTGCGCCACTCTTTTGCAACTCATCTCTTGCGAGGAGGGGCCGATTTACGCTCTGTTCAGACAATGTTGGGGCACGCAGACTTAGGAACCACAGAAATTTATACTCACATTGCTTCGGATCATCTGCAAATAGTCTATAAACGAGCACATCCACGCGCTTAA
- the rapZ gene encoding RNase adapter RapZ, which translates to MNEHSDPSKAAACRTNVTIITGLSGAGKTTALHALEDRGFFCVDNLPTPLIPETVRVCEGDEIAHLALGIDARVGSFLTSIEKIIHLLKKEEKREIRLLFLDASDEVLLSRFKETRRPHPVRIRPANSERTDSFAIIDSIALERERLAPLRAYATQVIDTTHFSPYDLRNLIITHQSSEDAARMIIRLLSFGFKYGIPVDADFLLDVRFLKNPYFVSYLKASSGEDQECSNFILTLPQTAQFLNHLKELLHFLMPCYEQEGRSHFTMAIGCTGGRHRSVALVNALASFIRDQLKMFVATFHRDLHRPNLVRPRTQDQSNKIQP; encoded by the coding sequence ATGAATGAACATTCCGACCCATCAAAAGCTGCCGCATGTCGCACTAATGTGACCATCATTACAGGACTTTCCGGTGCAGGGAAAACAACAGCCCTTCACGCATTAGAAGACCGCGGTTTTTTCTGTGTGGACAATCTCCCAACCCCACTTATCCCAGAAACCGTACGGGTATGTGAAGGAGATGAGATTGCTCACTTAGCACTCGGGATCGATGCGAGAGTAGGTTCCTTTTTAACCTCGATAGAAAAAATTATTCATCTCTTAAAGAAAGAGGAAAAACGCGAGATCAGACTTCTCTTTCTCGATGCCTCAGATGAAGTATTATTGAGTCGATTTAAAGAGACACGGAGACCCCACCCTGTACGCATCCGACCAGCAAATTCAGAACGAACAGACTCATTCGCAATCATAGATAGCATTGCACTGGAACGTGAACGGCTCGCTCCTCTCCGAGCCTATGCGACACAGGTGATCGATACAACTCATTTTTCGCCTTACGATCTGCGGAATTTGATCATTACCCATCAATCCTCAGAAGACGCTGCGCGGATGATTATCCGTCTTTTATCTTTTGGCTTCAAATATGGTATTCCCGTCGACGCTGATTTCCTGTTAGACGTGCGGTTCCTTAAGAATCCATACTTTGTTTCATACCTTAAAGCATCTAGTGGAGAAGATCAAGAATGCTCTAATTTCATCCTCACGCTTCCACAGACTGCTCAATTTCTTAATCATTTAAAAGAATTATTGCATTTCCTTATGCCTTGCTACGAACAAGAAGGGAGAAGCCACTTCACCATGGCAATCGGCTGTACAGGAGGCCGCCATCGATCGGTGGCTTTGGTGAATGCACTCGCTTCTTTCATTCGGGATCAACTCAAGATGTTCGTTGCTACTTTTCATCGAGATCTCCATCGTCCTAATTTGGTACGTCCTCGAACTCAGGATCAAAGCAACAAAATCCAACCATGA
- a CDS encoding dicarboxylate/amino acid:cation symporter, whose amino-acid sequence MIESSPPPNSTPLNLSGKRQLYHPLVGYLLMILFGIISGLSPVTFLHTFASFLSEVFIKLFRCLSTPILALSMIVTLSIPHEEPYFKSIGRRTLFYTVTTTVMAAVVSCCFYRLIQPPNIHETVQLLPAQLQAAESIRYWQYVSDLIPSNIFTPFLEHQVMGVLLVGICIAIAIRSIPDREVREVMRHFFKGLHGLFLVMTGWVVTVLPLGLYGFVTTTLVQIKGEINIGSIGAYLAVILLANLTQGLVILPLWLKMHRMQPFAMMRDMMPALSIAFFSKSSMGTLPITIDTAEAKLCMHPQVTRLVLPLCTTINMNGCAAFIFTTVIYLMQNQGIPITFSTMATWIVVATVAAIGNAGVPMGCFFLGASLLSSMNIPIHLLGIILPFYNLIDMVETTLNVWSDLCVASVIHREYVLSKDQLFRFTSSEIKS is encoded by the coding sequence ATGATAGAATCTTCCCCTCCACCCAATTCAACTCCTCTCAATCTCTCTGGAAAGAGGCAATTGTATCATCCGCTGGTAGGATATCTGTTAATGATCCTTTTCGGAATTATCAGTGGATTGTCTCCTGTTACGTTTCTGCATACGTTTGCCTCCTTTTTATCTGAGGTTTTTATCAAATTATTCCGGTGCTTAAGTACTCCGATCCTCGCGCTTTCGATGATTGTTACGCTCTCTATTCCTCATGAAGAGCCCTATTTTAAAAGCATCGGTCGCAGAACGCTGTTCTACACTGTGACCACGACGGTGATGGCGGCTGTTGTCAGTTGCTGTTTTTATAGATTGATCCAACCTCCAAATATACACGAGACAGTACAGTTGCTTCCAGCACAGCTACAGGCAGCTGAATCTATCCGTTACTGGCAATATGTATCCGATCTGATCCCAAGCAATATCTTCACTCCATTTCTGGAGCATCAAGTCATGGGGGTGCTTTTGGTCGGGATCTGCATTGCGATTGCGATCCGCTCCATTCCCGATCGCGAAGTGCGGGAGGTTATGCGCCACTTTTTTAAAGGGTTGCACGGGCTGTTTTTGGTCATGACCGGTTGGGTAGTTACCGTCCTTCCGCTGGGGCTTTATGGATTCGTAACCACCACTTTGGTCCAGATCAAAGGGGAGATTAATATCGGTAGCATTGGTGCTTATTTAGCTGTGATTCTGCTGGCTAATCTGACCCAAGGATTGGTGATACTACCCTTATGGCTGAAAATGCATCGCATGCAGCCATTTGCGATGATGAGAGACATGATGCCTGCCCTCTCTATCGCTTTTTTCTCCAAGTCTTCTATGGGCACTCTCCCAATCACCATTGACACAGCGGAGGCCAAATTGTGCATGCATCCCCAGGTCACTCGATTAGTTTTGCCCTTATGTACGACCATCAATATGAATGGATGTGCTGCTTTTATTTTTACAACTGTGATCTACCTAATGCAGAATCAAGGAATCCCCATTACGTTTTCTACCATGGCTACTTGGATTGTGGTTGCAACAGTTGCTGCGATAGGAAATGCAGGAGTTCCAATGGGGTGTTTTTTTTTGGGTGCCAGTCTATTATCTAGTATGAATATCCCTATTCATTTGCTAGGAATTATTCTTCCCTTTTATAATCTAATAGATATGGTCGAAACTACTTTAAATGTTTGGTCTGATTTGTGTGTGGCGAGTGTAATCCATCGGGAGTATGTTCTATCAAAGGATCAGCTTTTTCGATTCACATCATCAGAAATTAAATCGTAA